The genomic interval AGAGCCCGGCGATCAGCTGCGAGGTATAGCTGTTGCGCAGATAGGGGTTTTTCAGGCTGTTCAGAAAGGCCGAGTCGACCTGACGGAGCTTCACGACGCTGATGTCGGCCGGACGCAGCACGAACGAGCTGTTGCGCCCCTTGCCCCACGAGTAGCCCCAGACGGCGCTGGCCAGCGCCCGATGATAGTAGGGGCGGCGCTGCACGCTGTACGAAACCTCGACTTTCGTACGCGGATCGACAGCCCGGTTATAGCGATTCACCCGCAGCGGAGTAATCAGGCGCGGGAACGAGAAGGAGGTCGTGACGCCCAGCTCGAACGAGTTGCGCTTGGTTTTCACGCGCGTGAACTCATACCCGCCGCGCACGCTTACGTCGAACAGCTCCACGCCTCGGAACAGATTGCGGTTCTGGTAGCCGAGCGTCGCGGTCAGCCCGAAGTAGTCCGACGAGGTGGTTCCCTCCAGCTCGACCGAGTAGCTTTGCCTCAGCGCAGGCGTGCAGAGGATGTTGCAGTCGAGATACCGTTCCGAGGAATAGGCGACGGCCGAAGTGTCGGTCGCGGCGCCGGGGCCGCCGATATAAGTGACCGGACTGTCCCGGCCGGCCGAGTCGGACGCTTCCGAAAAGAGCACGCTGGCGCTTTTGTAGTATCCCAGCCGCATGATATTCTCATAAGTTCTCTTGACGTCGCTCTCGTTGTACAGCGCATTCGGATAAAGATTCACGGTACGGCGGAGAATCGAGGAGCGGACTTTCGGACGGGCGTCGTAAACGATTTTCAATCCCCTGTAGAGAGTCGTGTCGAGCCGCGAATTGTACAGGCTGTCGCTCACCGCCTTCGCCGGGTCGTATCCCGGAAAGACATAGATATCGCGCAGGCGGTACACTCGATTCTCCTCAACGATCGGCTCCCCCTCGGGCGTATAGCCTGCCATATAGGGCTTGACGACCATCGTCAGGTCGATCGTGCGGTCACCGGCGGTCGAATCGGCGACATACTCGATGTTGTTGATCGAGAAGTTGTAGTATCCCCGGTTCTTCAGGAACGACGCGATGCGCGACCGTTCGTCGTTGAGCACGTTGCCGTCGAAAATGCCGCCGGTACGGAGCAGCGAGGAAGCCGTATCGCTCAGGACGACCGGCCGCAGCGACCGGTCGCGGAAGCGATAGCCGATCTTTCCGATCCGGTACGGATCGCCCTGACGGGCGAAGTAGGTGACGCGGGCCCGCTTGCCGGCCGTGTCGACACGGAACCATGCCTCGGACTGCAGAAAACCCTTGCCGTCCATGTAGATCTTCATCGCCTGAGAGGAACGGGCCGTCAGCGACGAGTCGAGCAGTACGGGCGCTTTCCCGATCTTGCGCTTGAAGCGGTTCCACCATGTGTTCTTCCGTTTCGGGTTGGAGGAGTTATACGCCCAAAGGTAAAAGTTCGTTCCTAACAGGCGTTGCGTGGGATGCTGGCGAACGAACTCCTCCAGATCGGCCTTCGTGACGCGTTCCTGCTTGGAAAGCTCGCGGTTGCGCTCGATCCGGATGTCGTTGCGGGTCAACAGGTAGCTCCCCTGCGGGACGTGCTTCGTCACGCTGCATGCCCCCGCGAGCCAGCAGCATACGACCGCCGCGGCGAACCTCGCGCATCGCCTCGCTCCCCGATATATTCTTTCCTGTGGTTCCGGCACGCCTTTCTTCCTCCGATTTATTTCGCCAGCTTGAACCTGATCCGCAACACGCCGTCGGCCCAGTCGCTCGAAACGATCGCCACGGGCGGAATCTCGCTCGTGTTGCTTACGTGTTTTCCGATGCAGGGACAGCTGTCGAAAGAACCGATATGGACGATCCGGACTTCGGTCGCCCCTTCGGGCAGCCGCGACAGGTCGTAACGCTTCCGCGCCTCATCGACCGGAACGATTTCGGCACGCACGTCCGCGCCCGAGGCGATCTGTTCGTTGACCGTCCGCTCGATTCGTTCCAGTTCGTCGGGCGTCAGGCCGCGCTCGCAGCGAAAGTCGCATTTCGACTTCTTCCTTTCGATATGGGTCGTGAACGCGCGCGCGCAGCCGAGCATGCGGACGACCGCTCCGCCGATCAGGTGCTCGGCCGTATGCATGGGCGGATACTCCTCCTTGTTATGGACGCTCGCCTTGGACTCTTCCATCGTATCGCTTCATTTTGACAAAACCGCGTCTCGCCGTCCCCTGCCCGATACGGCGTACTATTCCGGCGCAAAGATAAGACTTTGCGCCGGGAACGGCTCCCCTGAAAAATCATTTCCAGTTCCGGAGCCCTTCCGACCGCCTATGCCAGACGGAACTTGACGAATTCGCCTCCG from Alistipes ihumii AP11 carries:
- a CDS encoding BamA/TamA family outer membrane protein; its protein translation is MTKHVPQGSYLLTRNDIRIERNRELSKQERVTKADLEEFVRQHPTQRLLGTNFYLWAYNSSNPKRKNTWWNRFKRKIGKAPVLLDSSLTARSSQAMKIYMDGKGFLQSEAWFRVDTAGKRARVTYFARQGDPYRIGKIGYRFRDRSLRPVVLSDTASSLLRTGGIFDGNVLNDERSRIASFLKNRGYYNFSINNIEYVADSTAGDRTIDLTMVVKPYMAGYTPEGEPIVEENRVYRLRDIYVFPGYDPAKAVSDSLYNSRLDTTLYRGLKIVYDARPKVRSSILRRTVNLYPNALYNESDVKRTYENIMRLGYYKSASVLFSEASDSAGRDSPVTYIGGPGAATDTSAVAYSSERYLDCNILCTPALRQSYSVELEGTTSSDYFGLTATLGYQNRNLFRGVELFDVSVRGGYEFTRVKTKRNSFELGVTTSFSFPRLITPLRVNRYNRAVDPRTKVEVSYSVQRRPYYHRALASAVWGYSWGKGRNSSFVLRPADISVVKLRQVDSAFLNSLKNPYLRNSYTSQLIAGLSGSYIFNNQSRRVDRSSLMMRFNFETNGNLIDGLSRLFGSKERLADGEPYHRLFGIRYAQYFRIDANIAKKFVLAPKVSIVYRFYGGWGYAYGNSSSIPFERLFYCGGSNSMRGWLARTLGPGGDPKRDFSDYPSQLANFKLETNLEARFPVWGILQGALFFDLGNIWFMNQGGTEETRFKIDRFYKQLGFNTGLGARFDFGFFVFRLDWGIKLHNPNEPAGERWIQHFRLKNTTLNFGVGYPF